A genome region from Candidatus Binatia bacterium includes the following:
- a CDS encoding sulfatase, which yields MGRTRLLAIATAAAAAIVSCLPRGGSPHPNILLISIDTLRADHLGCYGYPVPTTPNIDAFAKASAVLFRTAVAAAPSTLPSHSSMFTSLLPEHHGAFFTRDKPLPADRRTIATILKGYGYRTASVNDGGQMDARYGVAQGFDEYKTLPGTADAAKFSRTVSEAFAWLDANSRSGPWFLFLHSYETHHPYTPERRYLDAVGDRYDGPLPDAISTAILENINDHKLVGMTDADKRHIIACYDAEIRSMDESFGVLVDGLKKRGLFDDTLIVFTSDHGEELGEHTRMGWHSHALWDPILLVPLIVALPDRASAGHTIGDQAREIDILPTVLDVIGAKPEPQAEGRSLMALVRGQSDDARPAVSQQDSTVPQLPATLRVDSRKLYVRISRPSMLFDLATDPGEQNDLSSERSAEADSMQARMDSLFAAAPTSGGAGSAVPDPALREKLRSLGYLGSDGAPADGAEHPAH from the coding sequence ATGGGCCGGACCCGCTTACTGGCAATCGCAACGGCTGCTGCGGCCGCGATCGTTTCCTGCCTGCCGCGCGGCGGCAGCCCGCATCCCAATATCCTGCTGATCTCGATCGACACTCTTCGCGCCGACCATCTCGGCTGCTACGGCTACCCGGTCCCGACCACCCCGAACATCGACGCGTTCGCCAAAGCGAGCGCGGTCCTGTTCCGCACAGCGGTAGCCGCCGCGCCCTCGACGCTGCCGTCGCACTCCTCGATGTTCACTTCGCTGCTGCCGGAGCACCACGGCGCGTTTTTCACGCGCGACAAGCCGCTTCCGGCCGACCGGCGCACCATCGCCACCATCCTCAAGGGCTACGGATACCGGACCGCGTCGGTCAACGACGGCGGCCAGATGGACGCGAGGTACGGCGTCGCGCAGGGTTTCGACGAGTACAAGACGCTTCCGGGCACGGCCGACGCTGCGAAGTTCTCGCGCACCGTTTCCGAGGCCTTTGCGTGGCTCGATGCCAACAGCCGCTCCGGACCCTGGTTTCTTTTCCTGCACAGCTACGAGACGCACCACCCGTACACACCCGAGCGGCGCTATCTCGATGCGGTCGGCGACCGCTACGACGGGCCGCTGCCCGATGCCATCTCGACGGCCATCCTCGAGAACATCAATGACCACAAGCTCGTCGGGATGACGGACGCCGACAAGCGCCATATCATCGCGTGCTACGACGCCGAGATCCGCTCGATGGACGAGTCCTTCGGCGTTCTCGTCGACGGCCTGAAAAAGCGCGGACTGTTCGACGACACGCTCATCGTCTTCACGTCCGACCACGGCGAAGAGCTCGGCGAACACACGCGTATGGGGTGGCACTCGCACGCGCTGTGGGATCCGATCCTGCTTGTCCCGCTGATCGTCGCCCTTCCCGATCGCGCAAGTGCCGGCCACACGATCGGCGACCAGGCGCGGGAGATCGACATCCTCCCGACCGTTCTCGATGTCATCGGCGCAAAGCCGGAGCCGCAGGCGGAGGGACGCTCTCTCATGGCACTGGTTCGCGGCCAGTCCGATGACGCGAGACCGGCAGTCAGCCAGCAGGACAGCACCGTCCCGCAGCTGCCGGCCACGCTGCGCGTCGATTCGCGCAAGCTCTACGTGCGGATCTCGCGGCCGTCGATGCTCTTCGATCTTGCCACCGATCCAGGAGAGCAGAACGACCTGAGTTCGGAGCGGAGCGCGGAAGCCGACTCGATGCAGGCGCGCATGGATTCCCTGTTCGCGGCCGCTCCTACCTCGGGCGGCGCCGGCTCGGCGGTTCCCGATCCGGCTCTTCGCGAGAAGCTTCGCTCCCTCGGCTATCTCGGCAGCGACGGAGCTCCGGCGGACGGCGCCGAGCATCCTGCGCACTGA
- a CDS encoding aconitate hydratase, whose amino-acid sequence MPNIDSSPEFVSQVYAKMRERLAVVRGRVTRPLTLADKIMLGHLDRPAEAEIERGKSYVELRPDRVAMQDATAQMALLQFMQAGRPQVAVPTTVHCDHLIQAHHGAASDTNQARSDNAEVYDFLSSVSAKYGIGFWKPGSGIIHQVILENYAFPGGLMIGTDSHTPNAGGLGMCASGVGGADAVDVMAGFAWEVLLPRTVGVKLTGKLNGWAAPKDVILKLCGLLTVKGGTNKIIEYFGPGTASISCTGKGTICNMGAELGATCSVFPFDDRMAIYLRATSRGALAELAEANRDLVTADPETAADPARYYDEVVEIDLATLEPHLVGPHTPDLARPISEVAAAVRAEGYPDHLSAALIGSCTNSSYEDISRVAAIAEQAAAHGYRAKSTLLVSPGSDMIFETIGRDGQMASLEKVGASVLANACGPCIGQWKRDDVAKGEKNSIVTSFNRNFPGRNDANPETLAFIASPEIVLALGLAGSLSFNPMRDALGSNGTSFRLSPPPPAPEVPANGFATAMGGYQAPAADGSNVQIKVRPDSPRLALLEPFDRPKAGQYLRMPLLLKTQGKTTTDHISPAGPWLRFRGHLDKISDNMFTGAIRAGTGERGTTRNPLTGETGQPTPAVARAIKAAGRKWIVVGDENYGEGSSREHAAMSPRHLGAAVVLTRSFARIHESNLKKQGILPLTFVDTADWAKVRDDDEISVPGALEIQPGRAVDVILHHSDGRDEKITAKHSCNAEQIGWIKAGGALNLLRK is encoded by the coding sequence ATGCCGAACATCGACAGCAGTCCGGAATTCGTATCGCAGGTCTACGCGAAGATGCGCGAGCGCCTTGCAGTCGTCCGCGGACGCGTGACAAGGCCCCTGACGCTGGCCGACAAGATCATGCTCGGCCACCTCGACCGGCCGGCCGAGGCCGAGATCGAGCGCGGCAAGAGCTACGTCGAGCTCAGGCCCGACCGCGTCGCGATGCAGGACGCCACCGCGCAGATGGCGCTGCTGCAGTTCATGCAGGCCGGCCGCCCGCAGGTGGCGGTGCCGACCACCGTGCACTGCGATCACCTGATCCAGGCCCACCACGGGGCCGCCAGCGATACGAACCAGGCGCGCAGCGACAACGCCGAGGTCTACGACTTCCTCTCGTCGGTCTCGGCAAAGTACGGGATCGGCTTCTGGAAGCCGGGATCCGGGATCATCCACCAGGTCATCCTGGAGAACTACGCGTTCCCGGGCGGCCTGATGATCGGCACCGACTCGCACACGCCGAATGCCGGCGGGCTCGGAATGTGCGCTTCCGGCGTCGGCGGCGCCGACGCCGTCGACGTGATGGCAGGCTTTGCGTGGGAAGTGCTCCTGCCCCGCACCGTGGGCGTCAAGCTGACCGGCAAGCTCAACGGCTGGGCGGCGCCGAAGGACGTCATCCTGAAGCTGTGCGGCCTGCTGACGGTCAAGGGCGGAACCAACAAGATTATCGAGTACTTCGGGCCCGGAACTGCAAGTATTTCCTGCACTGGGAAAGGGACCATCTGCAACATGGGCGCCGAGCTCGGCGCCACCTGCTCGGTGTTCCCGTTCGACGACCGAATGGCGATCTATCTCCGGGCCACGAGCCGCGGCGCGCTGGCCGAGCTGGCCGAGGCCAACCGCGACCTCGTTACTGCCGACCCCGAGACCGCCGCCGATCCGGCCAGGTACTATGACGAAGTCGTCGAAATCGACCTCGCGACGCTCGAGCCTCACCTCGTGGGCCCTCACACACCGGATCTCGCGCGACCCATTTCGGAAGTGGCCGCGGCGGTGCGCGCCGAGGGCTACCCGGACCATCTCTCGGCAGCGCTGATCGGCAGCTGCACGAACTCTTCGTACGAGGACATCTCGCGCGTGGCGGCCATCGCCGAGCAGGCGGCGGCCCACGGCTACCGCGCCAAGTCGACGCTGCTCGTCAGCCCCGGCAGCGACATGATCTTCGAGACCATCGGCCGCGACGGGCAGATGGCATCGCTCGAGAAAGTCGGCGCTTCCGTGCTCGCCAACGCGTGCGGTCCCTGCATCGGACAGTGGAAGCGCGACGACGTCGCCAAGGGCGAGAAGAACTCGATCGTCACGTCGTTCAATCGCAACTTCCCCGGGCGCAACGACGCGAACCCGGAGACGCTGGCGTTCATCGCCAGCCCGGAGATCGTGCTCGCGCTCGGCCTTGCCGGCTCGTTGTCGTTCAACCCGATGCGCGATGCGCTCGGCAGCAACGGGACGAGCTTCAGGCTTTCGCCGCCGCCGCCGGCGCCCGAGGTGCCGGCCAACGGCTTTGCGACTGCGATGGGCGGCTACCAGGCCCCTGCGGCCGACGGTTCCAACGTCCAGATCAAGGTCAGGCCCGACAGCCCGCGGCTGGCGCTGCTCGAACCATTCGACCGGCCGAAGGCCGGGCAGTACCTGCGCATGCCGCTGCTGCTGAAGACCCAGGGCAAGACGACCACCGACCACATCTCGCCGGCCGGTCCGTGGCTGCGCTTTCGCGGGCACCTCGACAAGATCAGCGACAACATGTTCACCGGCGCGATCCGGGCCGGCACCGGCGAGCGCGGCACGACGCGCAATCCGCTGACGGGAGAGACCGGCCAGCCGACTCCGGCCGTTGCACGCGCGATCAAGGCAGCGGGTCGCAAGTGGATCGTCGTCGGTGACGAAAACTACGGCGAAGGGTCCAGTCGCGAACACGCGGCGATGAGCCCGCGCCACCTCGGCGCCGCCGTGGTGCTGACGCGAAGCTTCGCCCGTATCCACGAATCGAACCTGAAGAAGCAGGGAATCCTTCCGCTGACGTTCGTCGATACGGCCGACTGGGCCAAAGTGCGCGACGACGACGAGATCTCGGTGCCCGGCGCGCTGGAGATCCAGCCGGGCCGCGCGGTCGACGTGATCCTGCACCACAGCGACGGCCGCGACGAGAAGATCACCGCGAAACATTCCTGCAATGCCGAACAGATCGGCTGGATCAAGGCCGGCGGCGCGCTGAACCTGCTGAGGAAGTGA
- the gltX gene encoding glutamate--tRNA ligase translates to MAEIRTRFAPSPTGHLHIGGARTALFNWLFARHHGGSFVLRIEDTDRERSTDEFTAAIIEGLQWLGLTWDDGPIFQSGRGAYYREIVDGLLAKGAAYWCFCSAEDLDARRKVAQEAGRSTAYDRACRHLHRKPEAGQSAIVRLAVPENGRTIVRDLIRGEIVFDHSELDDFVLVRSDGSPVFHLVNVADDIDMGITHVLRGEDHITNTPRQMQIFQALGATPPVYGHMPLIVGQDRARLSKRHGATSLLAYRDLGFLPEATLNYLARLGWSSGDQEIFTLQELVAAFDAGAIHKAAAAWDLEKFAWVNAQHMKNRTAAELAVDVLPFLPADAVDGFDMAWMEKAVALVRERARTLAELSAALGPVVRASVEYDAAAVAKFLGAPERARLRELAGELGTLEPWDAASIENELRAYCEGEGIKLGGIAQPLRVALTGGTASPGIFELCDVLGRDRVLARIRSACDGAEAGTL, encoded by the coding sequence ATGGCGGAAATCCGCACGCGTTTTGCTCCCAGTCCGACCGGGCATCTTCATATTGGTGGTGCGCGTACGGCGCTGTTCAACTGGCTGTTCGCCAGGCACCACGGCGGCAGCTTCGTTCTGCGGATCGAAGACACCGATCGAGAGCGATCGACCGACGAATTTACCGCTGCGATCATCGAGGGGCTCCAGTGGCTCGGCCTGACGTGGGACGACGGGCCGATCTTCCAGTCCGGACGCGGCGCGTATTACCGCGAAATCGTCGACGGGCTGCTTGCCAAGGGTGCCGCGTACTGGTGCTTCTGCAGCGCCGAGGATCTCGATGCGCGGCGCAAGGTGGCCCAGGAAGCGGGCCGCAGCACGGCCTATGACCGGGCTTGCCGCCATCTTCACCGCAAACCCGAAGCAGGCCAGAGCGCGATCGTCCGTTTGGCCGTGCCCGAGAATGGCCGGACCATCGTCCGCGACCTCATTCGCGGCGAGATCGTCTTCGACCACAGCGAGCTCGACGACTTCGTGCTCGTGCGCTCGGACGGCTCTCCGGTTTTTCACCTGGTCAACGTCGCCGACGACATCGACATGGGGATCACGCACGTGCTGCGCGGCGAAGATCACATCACGAACACGCCGCGTCAGATGCAGATCTTCCAGGCGCTCGGCGCGACGCCGCCCGTCTACGGCCACATGCCGCTGATCGTCGGACAGGATCGCGCGCGCCTGTCGAAACGGCACGGCGCAACGTCGCTGCTTGCGTATCGCGATCTCGGGTTCCTGCCCGAGGCCACCCTCAATTATCTTGCACGGCTCGGCTGGTCGTCCGGTGACCAGGAAATTTTCACGCTGCAGGAGCTGGTCGCGGCCTTCGATGCGGGAGCGATCCACAAGGCAGCGGCAGCGTGGGATCTCGAGAAGTTCGCCTGGGTCAATGCCCAGCACATGAAGAACAGGACGGCGGCCGAGCTCGCGGTCGACGTCCTCCCGTTCCTGCCGGCCGATGCGGTGGACGGCTTCGATATGGCGTGGATGGAAAAGGCGGTAGCGCTCGTGCGCGAGCGAGCGCGCACGCTGGCCGAGCTCAGCGCGGCGCTCGGGCCGGTGGTCCGCGCGTCGGTCGAGTACGACGCGGCGGCCGTGGCGAAATTCCTCGGGGCGCCGGAACGCGCCCGTCTTCGCGAGCTGGCCGGCGAGCTGGGCACGCTGGAGCCGTGGGATGCAGCCTCGATCGAGAACGAGCTGCGTGCCTACTGCGAAGGCGAGGGGATCAAGCTCGGCGGCATCGCGCAGCCGCTTCGCGTCGCGCTGACGGGCGGCACGGCAAGCCCCGGCATCTTTGAGCTCTGCGACGTGCTCGGTCGCGACCGCGTGCTCGCACGCATCCGCAGCGCCTGCGACGGCGCCGAAGCCGGCACGTTGTAG
- the ispF gene encoding 2-C-methyl-D-erythritol 2,4-cyclodiphosphate synthase: protein MLGIGQGYDIHRLVEGRPLRLGCIEVPFELGALGHSDGDAAAHALCDALLGAAGLGDMGLLFPSSDARWKDASSATFLSEVASRLAASGARVVSADVTIVLEKPALAPHFAAMRSAMASVLGIDAATLSVKAKSSDGLGPVGEGNAVAALAVALVEMPSRS from the coding sequence ATGCTGGGAATCGGGCAGGGGTACGACATCCACCGTCTCGTCGAGGGCCGGCCGCTGCGCCTCGGCTGCATCGAGGTGCCGTTCGAACTCGGCGCCCTCGGCCACAGCGACGGTGATGCTGCGGCTCATGCCCTGTGCGATGCGCTTCTCGGTGCGGCCGGACTCGGGGACATGGGGCTGTTGTTTCCCTCGAGTGACGCACGATGGAAGGACGCAAGCTCGGCCACGTTCCTGAGCGAGGTCGCGTCGCGACTGGCGGCCAGTGGCGCGAGAGTCGTCAGCGCCGACGTGACGATCGTGCTCGAGAAGCCCGCGCTCGCTCCGCATTTCGCTGCGATGCGAAGCGCGATGGCATCGGTGCTCGGAATCGACGCGGCGACTCTTTCGGTCAAGGCCAAGAGCAGCGACGGACTCGGTCCCGTTGGCGAAGGCAACGCGGTGGCGGCGCTGGCTGTCGCGCTGGTGGAGATGCCGTCCCGTTCCTGA
- a CDS encoding ATP-binding protein — protein sequence MRTADHEAVLASLLETVVAFGPDGEIVFVNPAAESLLGRSRRALVGRTATEVFSVAPWVASMLRRLGPQHPVVREAGELSIGGTSIPIFAEAAMVGERDSASSGGAVLVLYDTSRRSVLQQETDRKRVVELDRLAAQFAHEINNPLSGIRGAAQLLGRKLDDRPELVEYTEMIVRQVDRLSGLVEALMALEAPLLRKEPVNVHRILNELLLLERSAAFQRGIVFESEFDPSLPEVNGDPARLEQLFLNILRNAVAHCPASLGRIRIATRMEHSYYVDRESGRVSFLTVSIADNGPGLDEEALEHMFSPMFSRRPGGHGMGLAIAGAITMAHEGRIRAANVPGGGAIFHITLPLALVAPTKSRENGKGEHRA from the coding sequence ATGCGCACCGCCGATCACGAGGCGGTGCTGGCGAGCCTGCTCGAAACGGTCGTGGCCTTCGGCCCGGACGGCGAGATCGTGTTCGTCAATCCGGCCGCCGAGTCCCTCCTCGGCCGCTCCCGCCGCGCGCTGGTCGGCCGCACCGCCACCGAAGTCTTCTCCGTCGCGCCGTGGGTCGCCTCCATGCTGCGCCGGCTCGGGCCCCAGCATCCCGTCGTCCGCGAAGCCGGCGAGCTGTCGATTGGCGGCACGTCGATCCCGATCTTCGCCGAAGCCGCGATGGTCGGCGAGCGCGACTCTGCGTCCTCGGGCGGCGCCGTGCTCGTGTTGTACGACACCTCCCGGCGCAGCGTCCTGCAACAGGAAACCGACCGCAAGCGGGTGGTCGAGCTGGATCGCCTGGCGGCGCAGTTTGCCCACGAGATCAATAATCCGCTGTCCGGGATCCGCGGAGCCGCGCAGCTTCTCGGCCGCAAGCTGGACGACCGGCCCGAGCTCGTCGAGTACACCGAGATGATCGTGCGCCAGGTGGACCGGCTGAGCGGGCTGGTCGAGGCGCTGATGGCGCTCGAAGCGCCCCTGCTGCGCAAGGAGCCGGTCAACGTCCACCGCATCCTGAACGAGCTGCTGCTGCTCGAGCGCAGCGCCGCGTTCCAGCGCGGCATCGTTTTCGAATCCGAATTCGACCCGAGCCTGCCCGAGGTCAACGGCGACCCCGCCAGGCTCGAACAGCTCTTCCTGAACATCCTTCGCAATGCCGTGGCCCACTGCCCCGCCAGCCTCGGCCGCATCCGCATCGCGACCAGGATGGAGCATTCGTATTACGTCGATCGCGAGTCGGGACGCGTTTCGTTCCTGACGGTGTCGATCGCCGACAACGGCCCGGGCCTGGACGAGGAAGCGCTGGAGCACATGTTCTCGCCGATGTTCTCGCGAAGGCCGGGCGGGCACGGCATGGGCCTTGCCATCGCCGGCGCGATCACGATGGCGCACGAAGGCCGCATCCGCGCAGCCAACGTCCCCGGCGGCGGCGCCATTTTCCACATCACGCTTCCACTGGCGCTCGTCGCGCCGACCAAGTCCCGCGAGAACGGCAAAGGAGAACACCGAGCGTGA
- a CDS encoding sigma-54 dependent transcriptional regulator → MNTLRNGTALVVDDEADVRRVIGDALADAGCKVLTAEDAGTALEILDRGGIDVAFLDINLGRASGFDILDTVRRRGGTTDVVIITGKASVANAIEATRRGAYDYVTKPFDLDHLVGLTRRILESRAATHTFPETQPSDEPPAKSEIVGQSAAMQEVYKIIGRMASSPTTVLIQGESGTGKEVVARAIHAYSTRSEGPFVAVNCSAIPADLLESEMFGHERGAFTGATDRRVGKFEQAKGGTLFLDEISDMPLVLQAKLLRVLQEREFSRVGGHELLPADCRVIAATNRSLETEVDAGRFREDLYFRLKVVVIDLPPLRERRQDIPDLVRHFLERINARERFKVKGVSADAMSLLVEQHWKGNVRELENVLLRAAALAPDRVLGPSDLPLRAGQSAPVIELAVPLNVILSAKIREMLQSFGSAEPRDLHARVLAMVEKPLFEAVLESTGGNQLKAADILGINRNTLRKKITDYAISLPRGRA, encoded by the coding sequence GTGAACACGCTGAGAAATGGCACGGCGCTGGTCGTCGACGACGAAGCCGACGTGCGGCGCGTAATCGGCGATGCGCTCGCCGATGCGGGATGCAAGGTGCTGACGGCCGAAGACGCCGGCACGGCTCTCGAGATCCTCGACCGCGGCGGCATCGACGTCGCCTTCCTCGACATCAACCTCGGGCGTGCGAGCGGATTCGACATCCTCGACACCGTGCGGCGGCGCGGTGGCACCACCGACGTCGTCATCATCACCGGAAAAGCCTCGGTCGCCAATGCCATCGAGGCGACGCGGCGCGGCGCGTACGACTACGTGACCAAACCGTTCGACCTCGACCACCTGGTCGGGCTCACGCGGCGCATCCTCGAAAGCCGCGCCGCGACGCACACATTTCCGGAGACGCAGCCAAGCGACGAGCCACCTGCCAAATCGGAGATCGTCGGCCAGTCGGCCGCGATGCAGGAAGTCTACAAGATCATCGGGCGCATGGCCTCGAGCCCGACAACGGTGCTGATCCAGGGCGAAAGCGGCACCGGCAAGGAAGTGGTCGCACGCGCGATCCACGCGTACTCGACGCGCTCCGAAGGCCCCTTCGTCGCCGTCAACTGCTCGGCCATTCCCGCCGACCTGCTCGAAAGCGAGATGTTCGGACACGAGCGCGGCGCCTTCACCGGCGCCACCGACCGGCGCGTCGGGAAATTCGAGCAGGCCAAGGGCGGGACGCTGTTCCTCGACGAGATCAGCGACATGCCGCTCGTACTGCAGGCCAAGCTGCTTCGCGTGCTGCAGGAACGCGAGTTCTCGCGCGTCGGCGGACACGAGCTGCTGCCGGCCGACTGCCGCGTGATCGCCGCGACCAACCGCAGCCTGGAGACCGAGGTCGACGCCGGGCGCTTTCGCGAAGACCTCTATTTCCGCCTGAAAGTCGTCGTGATCGATCTTCCGCCGCTTCGCGAAAGGCGCCAGGACATTCCCGATCTCGTCCGTCACTTCCTCGAGCGCATCAACGCGCGCGAGCGCTTCAAGGTGAAAGGCGTTTCGGCCGATGCGATGTCGCTGCTGGTCGAGCAGCACTGGAAAGGCAACGTGCGCGAGCTCGAAAACGTGCTGCTGCGCGCAGCCGCGCTCGCACCCGACCGTGTGCTTGGCCCCTCGGATCTTCCGCTGCGCGCCGGACAGTCGGCCCCGGTGATCGAGCTGGCGGTACCGCTGAACGTCATTCTTTCGGCGAAAATCCGCGAGATGCTGCAGTCGTTCGGCTCGGCCGAGCCGCGCGACCTGCACGCGAGGGTCCTGGCGATGGTCGAAAAGCCGCTGTTCGAAGCCGTGCTCGAGAGCACCGGCGGAAACCAGCTGAAGGCTGCCGACATCCTCGGCATCAACCGCAATACGCTCCGAAAAAAGATCACGGACTACGCGATCTCGCTGCCGCGCGGCAGGGCCTGA
- the thiE gene encoding thiamine phosphate synthase: MRLPALYPIVDVRGDGADSCDAALALAEEIASAGVSLLQLRTKHLGAGAMTALAERIVERTGARVIVNDRADVAAASGAAGVHLGDEDLPVAAARSVLEAGGRSGIVGYSTHSVAEVIAAGSLAADYLGFGPVFESPTKAGVRDARGIELLAQACRAVRLPVVAIGGVTLENAPACWNAGAASVAVISEIERSTDRAALVAAYRAAARSAGLSV; the protein is encoded by the coding sequence GTGCGCCTTCCCGCGCTCTACCCCATCGTCGACGTCCGCGGGGACGGCGCCGATAGCTGCGACGCCGCGCTCGCGCTCGCCGAAGAGATTGCGAGCGCGGGCGTCAGCCTGCTTCAGTTGCGAACGAAGCACCTCGGCGCGGGCGCGATGACCGCTCTTGCCGAGCGGATCGTGGAACGCACCGGCGCCCGTGTCATCGTCAACGACAGGGCCGACGTGGCGGCAGCCAGCGGCGCGGCCGGCGTCCACCTTGGCGACGAGGACCTGCCTGTAGCGGCCGCGCGAAGCGTGCTGGAAGCGGGCGGTCGAAGCGGCATCGTCGGCTACTCGACGCACAGCGTGGCGGAGGTGATCGCGGCCGGCTCGCTCGCAGCCGACTACCTCGGCTTTGGTCCCGTGTTCGAAAGCCCGACCAAGGCCGGTGTGCGCGACGCGCGAGGAATCGAGCTGCTGGCGCAGGCGTGCCGCGCCGTGAGACTGCCGGTAGTCGCCATCGGCGGCGTCACGCTCGAGAACGCGCCCGCTTGCTGGAACGCCGGCGCGGCCAGCGTCGCCGTGATCAGCGAGATCGAGCGTTCGACGGATCGCGCGGCGCTCGTCGCAGCGTATCGTGCCGCCGCGCGAAGCGCCGGGTTGTCCGTCTAA